The Heyndrickxia vini genome contains a region encoding:
- a CDS encoding DNA ligase D, whose protein sequence is MKPMLPTLKTDPPLDSNWIYEIKYDGFRAILEWNHNVMHLWSRNEKDLLPQFPEIETYLMSINERVKDFLPLILDGEIVVLENSGKANFGELQIRGRLKSEDKISEYAKKRQCKLLVFDLLKIKGQSLISQSLAERKYQLNNFINRMELPTNPTNASQNLIQQILSEKDFNKVWKRVKSFDGEGIVAKTIDSKWEEGKRTETWVKLKNWKKVSCFIIGLDSSNGYYHIGVYKDKIVYPLGLFLFSIDADKKRALNKVIKENAYASNHGLLNIHPSICVDIYYLEWFENKLREPHFHAFRFDLSPEECTYEQFLIDEAQIPIDISITHPDKPLWEKDAISKLDFIRYMRKISSFMLPFLQNRTLTVIRYPHGIFGEPFYQKNCPDYAPGFIQTHLKDGIHYIVCNDLKTLMWLANQLSIEFHIPFHTISDRYVSEIVFDLDPPSRNEFHLAVKASQMMKKIFDQLELVSFIKTSGNKGLQVYIPLPEKQFSWDDTRLFTEFIANYLVTEKPDLFTIERLKKNRKGRLYVDFVQHAEGKTIIAPYSMRGHEDALIATPLFWNEVNEQLHPEQFTMKAVLHRMNKFSCPFENFFSIKNNQPFEPILNFLKQSK, encoded by the coding sequence ATGAAACCAATGCTTCCGACACTGAAAACCGATCCTCCTTTAGATAGTAATTGGATATACGAAATTAAATATGATGGATTTCGTGCGATATTAGAATGGAATCACAATGTTATGCATTTGTGGAGTAGAAATGAAAAAGACCTGCTTCCACAATTTCCGGAAATTGAAACGTACTTAATGAGCATAAATGAACGTGTAAAGGATTTTTTACCATTAATATTAGATGGCGAAATAGTAGTGTTAGAAAATTCCGGGAAAGCAAATTTTGGAGAATTACAAATAAGAGGACGATTGAAATCAGAGGATAAAATTTCTGAATATGCGAAAAAACGCCAATGTAAATTATTAGTATTTGATTTGTTAAAAATTAAAGGGCAATCACTAATTAGCCAATCATTAGCGGAAAGGAAATATCAGCTAAATAACTTCATTAACAGGATGGAATTACCCACGAATCCTACAAATGCGAGCCAAAATTTAATTCAACAAATTTTGAGTGAAAAGGATTTTAACAAAGTATGGAAGCGGGTTAAATCCTTTGATGGGGAAGGCATTGTGGCGAAAACGATTGACAGCAAATGGGAGGAAGGGAAACGAACTGAAACATGGGTTAAACTTAAAAATTGGAAAAAAGTATCATGCTTTATAATAGGCTTGGATTCTTCTAACGGATATTATCATATTGGTGTATACAAGGATAAGATTGTTTATCCTTTAGGATTGTTTTTATTTAGCATTGATGCTGATAAAAAACGAGCTTTAAACAAAGTTATTAAAGAGAATGCATATGCCAGTAATCATGGACTGCTAAATATTCATCCATCTATTTGTGTTGATATATATTACCTGGAATGGTTTGAAAATAAACTAAGAGAGCCACATTTTCATGCTTTTCGATTTGATTTATCCCCTGAAGAATGTACCTATGAACAATTTTTAATAGACGAAGCACAAATTCCAATAGATATATCAATTACTCATCCGGACAAACCATTATGGGAAAAAGATGCGATTTCCAAGTTGGATTTTATTCGCTATATGAGAAAGATTTCTTCATTTATGCTTCCCTTTTTACAAAATCGAACATTAACTGTCATCCGATACCCGCATGGAATATTTGGAGAGCCCTTTTATCAAAAAAATTGTCCTGATTATGCACCCGGTTTTATTCAAACACATCTAAAAGACGGAATACACTATATTGTTTGCAATGATCTAAAAACGCTAATGTGGCTCGCTAATCAATTATCCATTGAATTCCATATACCTTTTCATACTATTTCAGATCGATATGTAAGTGAGATTGTGTTTGATCTTGATCCGCCGTCGCGCAATGAATTCCACTTAGCAGTAAAAGCAAGTCAAATGATGAAAAAAATATTTGACCAGTTGGAATTAGTTAGTTTCATAAAAACATCAGGAAATAAAGGCCTACAAGTTTATATCCCTTTACCTGAAAAACAATTTAGCTGGGATGATACACGCTTATTTACTGAATTTATTGCAAACTACCTTGTTACGGAAAAACCAGACTTATTTACAATCGAACGACTTAAAAAAAATCGAAAAGGCAGACTGTATGTCGATTTTGTACAACATGCGGAAGGAAAAACAATTATTGCGCCTTATTCAATGCGTGGACATGAAGATGCATTAATTGCAACACCGTTGTTTTGGAACGAAGTGAATGAGCAACTTCATCCGGAACAATTTACAATGAAAGCAGTTTTACATCGAATGAATAAATTCTCTTGCCCGTTTGAAAACTTCTTTTCGATAAAGAATAATCAGCCATTTGAACCAATTTTAAACTTTTTGAAACAAAGCAAATGA
- a CDS encoding Ku protein, producing the protein MHTIWKGSISFGLVNIPIKLHAATEDKDIKLRSLHKKCHTPIKYEKICPVCETELSMDDIVKGYEVAKGKFIVLDETELNELKKVAEEKAVEIIDFIKIEEIDPIYFNRSYYMSPNEGGMKAYGLLRKALAETDKAGLAKIVMRSKEQLAIIRVYENTLLMETIHFPDEVRNVGDVPNVPADDQVSKKEIDTAILLIEQLTTFFEPEKYTDEYRTKLMDLINNKQVSKQTVTPKEKISSTNVTDLMAALQASIDKTKPKEEKKAPARRKKAPSKAKKVQ; encoded by the coding sequence ATGCATACGATATGGAAGGGAAGCATTAGCTTTGGTTTAGTAAATATACCGATTAAATTGCATGCAGCAACGGAAGATAAAGATATTAAGTTGAGATCGCTTCATAAAAAATGTCATACACCGATAAAATATGAAAAAATATGTCCAGTTTGCGAAACTGAATTGTCTATGGATGATATCGTTAAGGGTTATGAGGTAGCAAAGGGGAAATTTATCGTATTGGACGAGACTGAATTAAATGAACTAAAAAAGGTTGCGGAAGAAAAAGCCGTTGAAATAATAGACTTTATAAAAATTGAAGAAATCGATCCCATTTATTTTAATCGAAGTTATTATATGTCACCAAATGAAGGTGGAATGAAAGCCTATGGTTTACTAAGAAAAGCTCTGGCGGAAACAGATAAAGCGGGATTGGCTAAAATCGTTATGCGTTCAAAGGAACAGTTAGCAATTATAAGGGTGTATGAAAATACTTTATTAATGGAAACAATCCATTTTCCAGATGAAGTTAGAAACGTTGGGGATGTACCGAATGTTCCAGCAGATGATCAAGTATCAAAAAAAGAAATTGACACGGCAATTTTGTTAATTGAACAATTAACGACTTTTTTTGAACCGGAAAAATATACTGACGAATATCGCACAAAACTAATGGATTTAATTAACAATAAGCAAGTAAGTAAACAAACTGTAACACCGAAGGAAAAAATATCAAGTACAAATGTAACTGACTTGATGGCAGCTCTCCAAGCATCCATTGATAAAACAAAACCAAAGGAAGAAAAGAAAGCGCCAGCAAGAAGAAAAAAAGCACCTTCAAAAGCTAAAAAAGTTCAATAA
- a CDS encoding phosphatase PAP2 family protein, whose protein sequence is MNKRSLSLGISVIFFIALFIWGFVEISSGLNGSEIRGFDNRIISFVQGKISDRLTSVMLVITFFGSVKGVAIITIIVILILFFSRHRLLCLFLAVTIGIGAGVFNRILKLYFKRERPDIHPIIQENGFSFPSGHSMGSMILYGSLAFILVKLAKHNWSKGIGILVGIIIIFVVGLSRIYLGVHYPSDVVGGYIAGAFWLLICITIFEIIGKWHQRKKTN, encoded by the coding sequence ATGAATAAACGGTCTTTATCGTTGGGAATTAGTGTCATTTTTTTTATTGCTCTTTTTATTTGGGGTTTTGTAGAAATTTCAAGTGGTTTAAACGGTTCAGAAATTAGAGGCTTTGATAACCGAATTATTTCCTTCGTTCAAGGAAAAATATCCGATAGACTAACATCAGTTATGTTGGTAATTACTTTTTTTGGCTCGGTTAAAGGTGTAGCCATCATCACAATCATTGTTATCTTAATACTATTTTTTTCTCGCCACCGATTATTATGTTTATTTTTAGCAGTAACGATTGGTATTGGGGCAGGAGTATTTAATCGTATATTAAAATTGTATTTTAAACGTGAGCGACCCGATATCCATCCTATTATTCAGGAAAATGGTTTTAGTTTTCCGAGTGGACATTCAATGGGATCGATGATCTTATATGGGAGTCTCGCTTTTATATTGGTAAAGTTGGCCAAGCATAATTGGTCAAAAGGTATTGGCATATTAGTGGGGATTATTATTATTTTTGTTGTAGGCTTAAGCCGAATATATTTAGGTGTTCATTATCCAAGTGATGTAGTAGGGGGATATATTGCAGGTGCTTTTTGGCTGTTAATTTGTATAACTATATTTGAAATTATTGGAAAATGGCATCAGCGGAAGAAAACAAACTAA
- a CDS encoding YjcZ family sporulation protein, giving the protein MSGAVGGVGYGGGFAFIVVLFILLVIVGAAYVGGGGYGGGYGVGPGYGYGYGCVC; this is encoded by the coding sequence ATGAGTGGTGCAGTTGGTGGTGTTGGTTACGGTGGCGGCTTTGCCTTTATTGTCGTCTTGTTTATTCTTTTAGTTATCGTTGGTGCAGCGTATGTTGGCGGCGGTGGTTACGGCGGCGGATACGGAGTTGGACCAGGGTACGGGTATGGATACGGTTGCGTTTGTTAA
- a CDS encoding cold-shock protein — translation MAQGTVKWFNSEKGFGFIEVEGGNDVFVHFSAIVGEGYKTLEEGQRVEFNIVEGQRGPQADNVVKL, via the coding sequence ATGGCACAAGGTACAGTTAAATGGTTCAACAGTGAAAAAGGCTTTGGTTTCATTGAAGTTGAAGGCGGAAATGACGTATTTGTACATTTCAGCGCAATTGTTGGCGAAGGCTACAAAACTTTAGAAGAAGGTCAACGTGTAGAATTCAATATTGTTGAAGGTCAACGTGGACCTCAAGCTGACAACGTAGTAAAACTTTAA
- a CDS encoding LTA synthase family protein, with protein sequence MGNIKSKFHSLLNKKYSLFYLIVVLFWLKSYAVYQSEFNLDIKNSMQEFLLFFNPISSALFFFAFALFFKGRARSIALVVIDLVLSILLYANVCYYRFFNDFITIPVLFQTKNFGDLGGSAAALMKPYDVLYFLDTIILVGLLVFKVVKSQSEKMNRRSIFAVFAAAIAFFIINLGLAEADRPELLTRTFDRNYIVKYLGAYNYTIYDAIQTTKSSAQRAFADSSDVVDIENYVKANHAEPNKKYFGAAKGRNVIYISLESFQNFLINYKLDGQEVTPFLNKLTHDQNTFYFDNFFHQTGQGKTSDAEFMMENSLFPLPKGAVFTTKAANTYQAAPAILGQKGYTSAVFHGNYKTFWNRDEMYKSLGYDKFFDANYYDMSPENTINYGMEDKPFFKESMPYLEKLPQPFYTKFISLSNHFPFELNNDPNFPEGDFGDNIVNKYFQTAHYLDQSIEQFFNDLKASGLYDNSIIVMYGDHYGLSENHNKAMAKVMGVDEITPYINAQLQRVPLFIHVPGVKGKIDHTYGGEVDVRPTLMHLLGVNTKEYITFGNDLLSKEHHELVPFRNGDYVSKEYTQISGECYSNPSGEKVDNKLCRDNDKVAKTVLELSDKVVYDDLLRFYTPKGFTPVKRENYDYTKDQTVNDTNINNSK encoded by the coding sequence ATGGGAAATATTAAATCAAAATTTCATAGTTTGTTAAATAAAAAGTATTCATTATTCTATTTAATTGTAGTACTGTTTTGGTTAAAGTCTTATGCTGTGTATCAAAGTGAATTTAATCTTGATATTAAGAATAGCATGCAAGAGTTTTTACTATTTTTTAATCCGATAAGTTCCGCATTATTCTTTTTTGCGTTTGCATTGTTCTTTAAAGGACGTGCCCGATCTATAGCTTTAGTTGTTATAGATTTAGTGTTATCGATTCTGCTGTATGCAAATGTGTGTTATTACCGCTTCTTTAATGACTTTATTACTATTCCTGTTCTTTTCCAAACGAAAAACTTCGGTGATTTGGGCGGTAGTGCAGCAGCATTGATGAAACCATATGATGTTCTTTATTTTCTAGACACAATTATTTTAGTAGGTTTGCTTGTCTTTAAAGTAGTTAAATCTCAATCAGAAAAAATGAATCGTCGTTCTATTTTTGCTGTATTTGCAGCAGCAATAGCTTTTTTTATCATTAATTTAGGTCTTGCAGAAGCAGACAGACCCGAATTGTTAACACGAACTTTTGATAGAAATTATATTGTAAAGTATCTTGGTGCATATAATTATACAATTTATGATGCTATCCAAACGACTAAATCATCAGCGCAAAGGGCATTTGCTGATAGTAGTGATGTTGTTGATATTGAAAACTATGTAAAAGCAAATCATGCAGAACCTAATAAAAAATATTTTGGTGCAGCAAAAGGAAGAAATGTAATTTATATTTCTTTGGAGTCTTTTCAAAACTTCCTTATTAATTACAAACTTGATGGTCAAGAGGTTACACCGTTTTTAAACAAATTAACTCATGACCAAAACACATTTTATTTTGACAACTTCTTCCATCAAACTGGACAAGGAAAGACATCTGATGCTGAATTTATGATGGAAAATTCATTATTCCCACTGCCAAAAGGTGCGGTATTTACAACGAAAGCAGCAAACACATATCAAGCAGCACCGGCTATTTTGGGACAAAAAGGATATACATCTGCTGTATTCCACGGAAATTATAAAACATTCTGGAATCGTGATGAAATGTACAAATCCTTAGGGTATGATAAATTTTTTGATGCAAATTATTACGATATGAGTCCGGAAAATACAATTAACTACGGTATGGAAGATAAGCCGTTTTTTAAAGAGTCAATGCCTTATCTTGAAAAGCTTCCACAACCGTTCTATACAAAATTTATCTCTTTATCAAACCATTTTCCGTTTGAGTTAAATAATGATCCTAATTTCCCTGAAGGAGATTTTGGAGATAATATTGTTAATAAATATTTCCAAACAGCGCATTATTTAGATCAGTCAATAGAACAATTCTTTAATGACTTAAAGGCTTCAGGTTTATATGATAACTCGATTATTGTGATGTACGGTGACCACTATGGTTTATCTGAAAATCATAATAAGGCAATGGCAAAAGTTATGGGTGTAGATGAGATCACACCATATATTAATGCTCAATTACAAAGAGTACCATTGTTTATCCATGTACCGGGTGTAAAAGGGAAAATTGATCATACGTATGGTGGAGAAGTTGATGTACGTCCTACATTAATGCATTTACTTGGCGTCAATACAAAGGAATATATAACTTTTGGTAATGATTTATTATCAAAAGAACATCATGAGCTAGTTCCATTTAGAAATGGTGATTATGTTTCAAAAGAATATACGCAAATAAGTGGTGAATGTTATAGTAATCCTTCTGGAGAAAAAGTAGATAACAAACTTTGCCGGGATAATGACAAAGTTGCAAAGACTGTGCTTGAACTTTCTGATAAAGTAGTTTATGATGATTTACTTCGTTTCTATACACCAAAAGGGTTTACACCAGTAAAACGTGAAAATTATGATTATACAAAAGATCAAACGGTTAATGATACAAACATTAATAATAGTAAATAA
- a CDS encoding YndM family protein, translating into MKTLTALAIKFIASFIALFVILGLIYGMSIQSVILITAVIGVISYIIGDKLLLPRTNNVVATSVDFGLSFLIIWSIVSYGNLDNYRTLFWASIVGGLGVALCEYFFHIYLYRRFYPQEKTSKRRISVMNYAMESSEEITPIKKEKNDN; encoded by the coding sequence ATGAAGACACTAACTGCATTAGCTATTAAGTTCATTGCTTCCTTTATCGCCTTGTTTGTCATACTCGGGTTAATCTATGGCATGTCTATTCAAAGTGTAATTTTAATTACTGCTGTTATCGGTGTTATTTCATATATAATTGGGGATAAATTGCTATTACCCCGCACCAATAATGTAGTGGCAACTTCTGTCGATTTTGGTTTGTCCTTTCTAATTATATGGTCAATAGTCTCTTACGGAAACCTAGACAACTATCGTACGTTATTCTGGGCCTCAATTGTTGGCGGATTGGGTGTCGCTTTATGTGAGTACTTTTTTCACATTTATTTGTATAGAAGATTTTATCCGCAAGAAAAAACAAGTAAACGAAGGATATCGGTTATGAATTATGCTATGGAATCTTCTGAAGAAATTACACCGATTAAAAAAGAGAAAAATGATAATTAA
- the galU gene encoding UTP--glucose-1-phosphate uridylyltransferase GalU, protein MYKPFERNFSKKNKLEVISVKINKAIIPAAGLGTRFLPATKAQPKEMLPIVDKPAIQYIVEEAVKSGIENIMIVTGRNKRSIEDHFDKSIELEQVLNEKQKYDTLKEIKKITNMANIHYIRQKEPLGLGHAILCARHFIGDDPFAVLLGDDIMMSQQPALKQIIDIYEKYDSNVIGVQPVEISEVSKYGIISPGQQHDDLYQIEDLFEKPSVNEAPSNLAIMGRYILKPSIFPVLSNIEKGVGNEFQLTDALRIICQEEITFALQLKGDRYDIGDKLGYLKAMTEIGLKRPEMREQLLTYLENVVTRENKIITTR, encoded by the coding sequence ATGTACAAACCCTTCGAACGGAATTTCTCAAAGAAAAACAAATTGGAGGTTATATCAGTGAAAATTAATAAAGCGATTATTCCAGCTGCTGGTTTAGGGACTAGATTTTTACCAGCTACGAAAGCTCAGCCAAAGGAAATGTTGCCAATAGTTGATAAACCTGCCATTCAATATATCGTAGAAGAAGCAGTAAAATCCGGAATTGAGAACATTATGATTGTTACAGGCCGAAATAAACGTTCCATTGAAGACCATTTTGATAAATCCATTGAACTTGAACAGGTGCTTAATGAAAAACAGAAATATGATACGCTAAAAGAAATCAAGAAAATCACCAATATGGCAAATATTCATTATATACGACAAAAAGAACCATTAGGTTTAGGTCATGCAATATTATGTGCAAGGCATTTTATAGGAGATGATCCTTTCGCAGTTCTATTAGGCGATGATATTATGATGTCGCAACAGCCTGCACTTAAGCAAATAATTGACATATATGAAAAGTATGATTCAAATGTTATTGGTGTACAACCAGTAGAAATAAGTGAGGTAAGTAAATATGGTATTATCAGTCCGGGACAACAGCATGACGATTTATATCAAATTGAGGATCTATTTGAAAAACCAAGCGTGAATGAGGCACCTTCAAATCTAGCTATAATGGGAAGATATATTCTCAAGCCATCTATTTTTCCGGTTTTAAGCAACATTGAAAAAGGGGTGGGTAATGAGTTTCAATTAACCGATGCTTTAAGGATTATTTGTCAGGAAGAAATAACTTTCGCATTACAATTAAAAGGCGATCGCTATGATATAGGTGATAAACTAGGCTATTTAAAAGCAATGACCGAAATTGGCTTGAAAAGACCCGAAATGAGAGAACAACTTTTAACTTACTTAGAAAATGTAGTAACAAGGGAAAACAAAATAATTACTACTCGGTAA
- a CDS encoding alpha/beta fold hydrolase: MPIAKCGNLNLFYEDYGVGPAIIFIHPPGMGRKTFLKQLPLQNDFRLLIPDFSGHGDSISHDGEMTISLYMKEIEAIRKHAEVSELFLFGYSAGSIIVQEYAIKYPMNVKGVILSGGYPKIVNEMLKIEHQIGINMVMFAPKVLAKVLSVSHFYEKTLQLELYEHILKSNRYTWRQFYIESLHFNCLGRLSLLNAPLMLLYGTMSDIINQHVKLYPKIIDTEIHFIKGAGHQLPTKNDKKVNDLIAQFINKQVYNNLIM, encoded by the coding sequence ATGCCAATTGCTAAATGTGGTAATTTAAACTTATTTTATGAAGATTATGGAGTAGGACCCGCTATTATATTTATTCATCCACCCGGAATGGGAAGAAAAACATTTTTGAAGCAATTACCTCTTCAAAACGATTTTCGATTACTAATACCTGATTTCTCAGGTCATGGAGATAGTATCTCACATGATGGAGAAATGACAATTTCACTTTATATGAAAGAAATAGAGGCAATACGAAAACATGCTGAAGTAAGTGAATTGTTTTTATTTGGGTATTCAGCAGGAAGTATAATTGTACAAGAATATGCAATTAAATACCCAATGAATGTAAAAGGTGTTATATTATCAGGTGGGTATCCTAAAATCGTAAATGAAATGCTGAAAATTGAACACCAAATAGGGATTAATATGGTTATGTTTGCGCCAAAAGTACTAGCCAAAGTATTATCAGTCAGCCATTTTTATGAAAAAACATTGCAATTAGAGTTGTATGAACATATTTTGAAATCAAATCGATATACTTGGAGACAGTTTTATATTGAATCATTGCATTTTAATTGTTTAGGGCGGTTATCTTTATTAAATGCTCCATTGATGCTTTTATATGGAACAATGTCAGATATTATTAATCAGCATGTAAAATTATATCCGAAAATTATTGATACTGAAATCCACTTTATTAAAGGTGCAGGACATCAATTGCCAACGAAAAATGATAAAAAAGTAAATGATTTAATCGCTCAGTTTATTAATAAACAAGTATATAATAATTTGATTATGTAA
- a CDS encoding YhdT family protein, with translation MNDQRFSIAHKEAWIGVGIAIIHFLWWFGFAYGLGRGKVEDYTYILGLPAWFFYSCIIGFIVIVFLVFIAVKFFFKEVPFGNEESGGQ, from the coding sequence ATGAATGATCAAAGATTTTCAATTGCTCATAAGGAGGCATGGATTGGTGTTGGTATCGCAATCATCCATTTCCTATGGTGGTTTGGTTTTGCTTACGGGCTTGGAAGGGGGAAAGTAGAAGATTATACATATATTTTAGGGTTACCTGCATGGTTTTTTTATAGTTGTATTATTGGGTTTATCGTTATTGTGTTTTTAGTATTTATTGCTGTTAAGTTCTTTTTTAAAGAAGTACCTTTTGGAAATGAGGAAAGTGGTGGACAATGA